A genomic segment from Geitlerinema sp. PCC 7407 encodes:
- a CDS encoding Txe/YoeB family addiction module toxin: MTWKLVYTKQAQRDAKKLASSSLKEKTQSLLKILEINPFQNPPPYEKLIGDLNGAYSRRINLQHRLVYEVLEAEEIVKILRMWTHYE, translated from the coding sequence GTGACCTGGAAACTTGTCTATACAAAACAGGCACAGAGAGACGCCAAAAAATTAGCTTCGAGCAGCTTGAAAGAGAAAACGCAGAGTTTACTCAAAATTTTGGAAATTAATCCGTTTCAAAATCCGCCACCTTATGAAAAGCTCATAGGTGATTTAAATGGAGCATACTCCAGAAGAATTAACCTGCAACATCGACTAGTCTATGAAGTTCTTGAAGCAGAGGAGATTGTCAAAATCTTACGAATGTGGACGCACTACGAGTAA
- a CDS encoding type II toxin-antitoxin system Phd/YefM family antitoxin, whose product MIPVNQAQEKLQELIDSVRQSHQPIVITGSSGNAVLVSEADWASVQETLYLLSIPGMRESIREGLETPVEECSQELDW is encoded by the coding sequence ATGATTCCAGTCAATCAAGCCCAAGAAAAGTTACAGGAGTTAATTGATTCTGTCCGTCAATCGCACCAGCCGATCGTCATCACAGGATCAAGTGGCAACGCAGTCCTAGTTTCTGAAGCTGATTGGGCTTCTGTTCAGGAAACACTTTATCTTCTCTCTATCCCAGGAATGCGTGAGTCTATTCGCGAAGGACTAGAAACTCCTGTAGAAGAGTGCAGCCAGGAGCTAGACTGGTGA
- a CDS encoding WecB/TagA/CpsF family glycosyltransferase, which translates to MKRVPILNGQFDAVTFGETLEWIKQVIHRGDRGYISTVNVAILMMMRSNELLQRIVEQSGLIVADGQPLVWASRWLSQPLPERVTGVDLVEAIAATAAAEGFGIYLMGAEKATIEKVSNLLKTRYPNLRLCGFDDGYFGPEKAGDRARAIRESGAQILLVGMGVPRQEVFLAEQWASLGVNVALGVGGSFEVLAGHKTRAPRWMQQSGLEWLYRLLQEPRRLMGRYLSTNSAFIYYLLQELVRTKWLSLTLRTTPKAS; encoded by the coding sequence ATGAAGCGGGTTCCTATTCTTAACGGCCAGTTCGACGCGGTGACCTTTGGCGAGACCCTGGAATGGATCAAGCAGGTCATTCACAGGGGCGATCGCGGCTATATCTCCACGGTGAATGTCGCCATTTTGATGATGATGCGCTCCAATGAGCTGTTGCAGCGCATCGTTGAGCAGTCTGGCCTCATCGTGGCGGATGGTCAGCCCCTGGTGTGGGCGTCTCGCTGGCTGTCGCAGCCGCTGCCCGAGCGGGTGACGGGAGTGGACCTGGTAGAGGCGATCGCCGCCACCGCCGCCGCAGAAGGTTTTGGCATCTACCTGATGGGCGCCGAAAAAGCCACGATCGAGAAGGTCAGCAACCTGCTGAAAACGCGCTATCCCAATCTCCGGCTGTGCGGCTTCGATGACGGATACTTCGGTCCCGAGAAAGCGGGCGATCGCGCGCGAGCCATCCGAGAAAGCGGCGCCCAGATCCTCCTCGTCGGCATGGGTGTCCCCCGCCAAGAGGTCTTTTTGGCGGAGCAGTGGGCCTCCCTGGGCGTCAATGTTGCCCTGGGCGTCGGCGGCAGCTTCGAAGTACTCGCTGGCCACAAAACCCGCGCGCCCCGATGGATGCAGCAGTCCGGCCTAGAGTGGCTCTACCGTCTCCTCCAAGAACCCCGCCGCCTCATGGGCCGCTACCTCAGCACCAACTCAGCCTTTATCTACTACCTGCTCCAAGAACTGGTGCGCACCAAGTGGCTCAGCCTCACCCTGCGCACCACCCCCAAAGCAAGCTAA
- a CDS encoding prenyltransferase/squalene oxidase repeat-containing protein — MQSNQQHFQAAVQWLKRAQDATPDDGVSWGYSLKGGWRSSYRETSGYIAITLFDVAARLGDRDAYERAVRIARWLCDRQNDDGSIANPAFGTSGIVFDTGQVLGGLVRAYQETQDPAILQAALKAGDWLAAVADREGRWTRHTHGGIPHVYNARVAWFLAQLNAIAPSPERDRVARANLDWAVACQRPNGWFEQCAFTAGAAPFTHTIAYVIRGLLEAGLLLQESRYLESATRGAEALLPHLRSDGFMPAQIDVDGSPVNTYCCLTGNCQIAIIWLKLFQQTGQAHYRAAAEQALRYVMAHQDLTTPNANIHGAIKGSQPIWGKYAPFGYPNWATKFFIDGLLLWAACDPEAFRVADEVLV; from the coding sequence TTGCAATCGAATCAACAGCATTTCCAGGCAGCAGTGCAGTGGCTCAAACGTGCCCAAGATGCCACTCCTGATGATGGCGTGAGCTGGGGATATTCGCTCAAGGGGGGATGGCGATCGTCCTATCGTGAAACCTCGGGCTATATTGCCATCACGCTGTTTGACGTGGCGGCCCGCCTGGGCGATCGCGATGCCTATGAGCGGGCTGTGCGCATTGCGCGGTGGCTGTGCGATCGCCAAAATGACGACGGCTCGATCGCCAATCCAGCGTTTGGGACGTCGGGCATCGTGTTTGACACGGGCCAAGTGCTGGGGGGCCTTGTGCGGGCCTACCAGGAGACCCAGGACCCGGCAATCTTGCAGGCGGCGCTCAAGGCGGGAGACTGGCTGGCAGCGGTCGCCGATCGCGAAGGCCGCTGGACGCGCCATACCCACGGCGGGATCCCTCACGTGTACAACGCCCGCGTCGCCTGGTTCTTGGCTCAGCTCAATGCGATCGCCCCCAGCCCAGAGCGCGATCGCGTGGCCCGCGCCAATCTAGACTGGGCCGTTGCCTGTCAGCGCCCCAATGGCTGGTTTGAGCAGTGCGCCTTTACGGCGGGGGCTGCGCCTTTCACCCACACCATTGCCTACGTGATTCGCGGCTTGCTGGAGGCGGGCTTGCTGCTGCAAGAATCTCGCTATCTAGAGAGCGCGACGCGAGGCGCTGAGGCTCTGCTGCCGCACCTGCGCAGCGATGGCTTTATGCCTGCCCAGATCGACGTGGACGGCTCGCCCGTCAACACGTACTGCTGTTTGACCGGCAACTGCCAGATCGCCATTATTTGGCTGAAGCTGTTCCAGCAAACGGGCCAAGCCCACTACCGAGCGGCGGCTGAGCAGGCCCTGCGGTATGTGATGGCGCACCAAGATCTGACGACGCCCAATGCCAATATTCACGGGGCGATCAAAGGCTCTCAGCCGATTTGGGGCAAGTATGCGCCCTTTGGCTATCCCAACTGGGCAACCAAGTTTTTCATTGATGGGCTGCTGCTCTGGGCGGCCTGCGATCCGGAGGCTTTCCGGGTGGCAGACGAGGTCCTGGTTTAG
- a CDS encoding pentapeptide repeat-containing protein produces MRVLQRLLGFVIALVITVMALPQPAQAASSAAIRAYDDVEATTRDYAGQSLLQAEFSNANLKNADFSGADLRGAVFNGSTLVHANLRGVDFSDGIAYISDFSDANLSDAVLSSAMLLKSRFTGADVTGADFTDAVLDRAQVLQLCKTASGVNSITGADTRESLGCP; encoded by the coding sequence ATGCGCGTACTTCAGCGTCTTCTGGGATTTGTAATTGCCCTTGTGATCACCGTTATGGCGCTGCCGCAGCCCGCTCAGGCCGCGAGTTCTGCCGCGATCCGCGCCTACGACGACGTAGAAGCCACGACCCGAGATTATGCAGGCCAGAGCTTGCTCCAGGCAGAGTTTAGCAATGCCAATCTGAAAAATGCGGACTTTAGCGGTGCGGATCTGCGGGGTGCGGTCTTCAACGGCTCGACCCTGGTCCACGCCAATCTGCGGGGTGTGGACTTTAGCGACGGGATTGCCTACATCAGCGACTTTTCGGACGCCAATCTGAGCGATGCGGTGCTGAGCTCGGCCATGCTGCTCAAGTCCCGATTCACCGGGGCCGACGTCACGGGGGCTGACTTTACCGATGCCGTGCTCGATCGGGCGCAAGTGCTGCAGCTTTGCAAAACCGCTAGCGGGGTGAACTCGATCACGGGCGCGGATACCCGAGAATCTCTGGGCTGTCCCTAG
- a CDS encoding thylakoid membrane photosystem I accumulation factor, with the protein MRLSWLSSNPVFRPLCPQAWQQKLCRGLAIAVLCLGLLLGQSSPAHASLNDDSFDGNIFALYAGNGSLVPPRVTLADSLKRQRPAILFFYLDDSRDSKQYASVVSQLQAFYGRAADFLPLSIDTLPLEGSPDLKDPAHYYKGFVPQTVIIDQSGKVVFDQSGVLALESVDDVLRKVFDLLPRSESVELKRRPLNEINIEITSEPQ; encoded by the coding sequence ATGCGACTTTCTTGGCTCTCTTCCAATCCTGTTTTTCGCCCTTTGTGCCCCCAAGCTTGGCAGCAGAAGCTGTGTCGGGGACTGGCGATCGCCGTCTTGTGCCTAGGACTGCTACTGGGCCAGTCCAGCCCGGCCCACGCCAGCCTCAACGACGACAGCTTCGACGGCAACATTTTCGCGCTGTACGCCGGTAATGGCTCCCTGGTGCCCCCGCGCGTCACCCTCGCCGACTCCCTCAAGCGCCAGCGACCGGCCATTCTCTTCTTCTACCTGGATGACAGCCGCGACAGCAAACAGTATGCCTCTGTGGTGTCCCAGCTCCAGGCGTTCTATGGGCGGGCCGCAGACTTTTTGCCCCTCAGCATCGACACTCTGCCCCTCGAAGGCAGCCCCGATCTCAAAGATCCCGCCCACTACTACAAGGGATTTGTGCCCCAGACCGTCATCATCGACCAAAGCGGCAAGGTTGTGTTTGACCAGTCCGGCGTCTTGGCCTTGGAATCTGTGGACGATGTGCTGCGAAAAGTCTTTGATCTGCTGCCGCGATCGGAGTCCGTGGAGCTAAAGCGCCGTCCCCTGAACGAAATCAACATCGAAATCACCTCTGAGCCGCAATAG
- a CDS encoding glycosyltransferase family 4 protein: protein MRILMLSATFPYPPTRGGTQVRTFNLLKFLRQRHRITLMTQRSPDVTDAEVEELRGWVDELAIFPRPEAPGGGLGAKVQRWGEFLATGTPPSVKALASPEIQAWVDRAIASGEYGALTCEHCVNELYVRPEFRQRLTTLVNIHSSVYGTCRNQLATGTSENVWRDRLNLPLLKRYEQRYSQKFSQLVVTTRDDAQQMQVFAPQTPIHVIPNGVDFEQFPWRSADPGGHRVIFVGAMDNLQNIDAARFFVLEVLPLLQQRYPAATLQIVGARPTPEVVALGDRPGVTVTGRVPSMVEYLHQATVCVVPMRTGFGIKNKTLEAMAAGVPVVASDRGLEGLAVDGDAPLRALRANQVSEYLEAIGRLFDQGDLRAEMSRHARALIETEYTWEEAGRRYEQALLAPPHP from the coding sequence ATGCGCATCTTGATGCTGTCAGCGACGTTTCCCTATCCGCCGACCCGCGGCGGTACCCAGGTGCGCACCTTCAACTTGCTGAAGTTTCTGCGCCAGCGCCACCGCATTACCCTCATGACCCAGCGATCGCCCGATGTCACCGACGCCGAAGTTGAGGAGCTGCGGGGGTGGGTGGATGAGCTGGCGATCTTTCCGCGGCCCGAGGCCCCCGGCGGCGGCCTCGGGGCCAAGGTGCAGCGCTGGGGCGAGTTTTTGGCGACGGGGACGCCCCCGAGCGTGAAGGCGCTGGCTTCGCCGGAGATTCAGGCGTGGGTGGACCGGGCGATCGCCTCGGGGGAGTACGGGGCGCTGACTTGTGAGCACTGCGTCAATGAGCTCTACGTGCGTCCGGAGTTTCGCCAGCGCCTGACCACGCTGGTGAACATTCACAGCTCGGTCTATGGCACCTGCCGCAATCAGTTGGCCACCGGAACCTCGGAGAATGTGTGGCGCGATCGCCTCAATCTGCCGCTGCTGAAACGCTACGAGCAGCGCTACAGCCAGAAATTTTCCCAGCTGGTGGTCACCACCCGCGACGACGCCCAGCAAATGCAGGTCTTTGCGCCCCAGACGCCCATCCACGTGATTCCCAACGGGGTGGACTTTGAGCAGTTTCCCTGGCGCAGCGCCGATCCGGGCGGTCACCGGGTGATTTTCGTCGGGGCCATGGACAATCTGCAAAACATCGACGCTGCGCGCTTTTTTGTCCTGGAGGTGCTGCCGCTGCTGCAACAGCGCTACCCGGCGGCCACGCTGCAAATTGTCGGTGCCCGGCCCACTCCCGAGGTGGTGGCCCTGGGCGATCGCCCGGGGGTGACGGTGACCGGACGGGTGCCTTCTATGGTGGAATATCTGCATCAAGCCACGGTGTGCGTGGTGCCCATGCGCACGGGGTTTGGCATCAAGAACAAGACGTTGGAGGCCATGGCGGCTGGCGTGCCGGTGGTGGCCAGCGATCGCGGCCTGGAGGGTCTAGCCGTCGACGGCGATGCTCCGCTGCGAGCCCTGCGCGCCAACCAAGTTTCGGAGTATCTAGAGGCCATTGGTCGCTTGTTTGACCAAGGCGACCTGCGGGCCGAGATGTCTCGCCACGCCCGCGCTTTGATCGAGACCGAGTACACCTGGGAAGAAGCAGGTCGCCGCTATGAGCAAGCCCTGCTGGCCCCGCCCCATCCTTGA
- a CDS encoding glycosyltransferase family 2 protein, translating to MPAVSVCIPTYNRQDFLAIALDSVLAQTYQDFEVIVCDDGSTDGTPERMATYTDPRIRYLRHPQNIGKSNNMISGFQAATGEFFIKFDDDDRLTPQFLERTTAILRSHPTVDFVGTDHWVIDAASQRDPAATDQNSQRWGRTELPEGPVANLLEVVFVRQSFQIGATLFRRQALLEVGYMRPNIQNCEDNDLLVRLALAHKQGYYLSDRLMEYRFHPEQQGLHRAIPYLRDKIVYLRNFQFETEALEQIRRSRLAESQLLLGLRLIEAGENHPGRELLQAGHRAAPAKARVGLALSYLPQGLRRPAFEWLRRLRP from the coding sequence GTGCCAGCAGTTAGCGTTTGCATCCCCACCTACAACCGCCAAGACTTTTTGGCGATCGCCCTAGATAGCGTGCTTGCCCAGACCTATCAGGACTTCGAGGTCATCGTCTGTGACGATGGCTCCACCGACGGCACGCCAGAGCGCATGGCCACCTACACAGATCCCCGGATTCGCTACCTCCGCCATCCTCAGAACATCGGCAAAAGCAACAACATGATTTCGGGGTTTCAGGCAGCCACGGGCGAATTTTTTATCAAGTTTGACGATGACGATCGCCTGACGCCGCAGTTTTTGGAGCGCACCACCGCCATTTTGCGATCGCACCCGACCGTCGACTTCGTTGGCACCGACCACTGGGTGATCGACGCCGCCAGCCAGCGCGACCCGGCAGCCACCGACCAAAACTCCCAGCGCTGGGGTCGCACCGAGCTCCCCGAAGGCCCCGTCGCCAACCTGCTCGAGGTCGTCTTTGTCCGCCAGAGCTTCCAGATCGGCGCCACCCTCTTTCGGCGGCAGGCCCTGCTCGAGGTGGGCTATATGCGGCCCAATATCCAAAACTGCGAAGACAACGACCTGCTCGTGCGGCTGGCCCTCGCCCACAAGCAAGGCTACTACCTGAGCGATCGCCTGATGGAGTACCGCTTCCACCCAGAGCAGCAGGGCCTCCACCGCGCCATTCCCTACCTGCGCGACAAAATTGTGTACCTGCGCAACTTCCAGTTCGAAACCGAAGCCCTGGAGCAAATCCGGCGATCGCGCCTCGCCGAAAGCCAGCTCTTGCTGGGCCTGCGCCTAATCGAAGCCGGCGAAAATCACCCCGGCCGCGAGCTGCTCCAGGCAGGCCACCGCGCTGCCCCTGCCAAAGCCCGGGTTGGCCTTGCCCTGTCTTATCTGCCCCAGGGCCTGCGCCGTCCGGCCTTCGAGTGGCTGCGGCGGCTGCGTCCCTAG
- the purU gene encoding formyltetrahydrofolate deformylase: MTGPTATLLVSCPDQRGLVAKIANFIYSNGGNILHADHHTDLEAGVFLTRIEWQLEDFNLPREVISPAFQAIATPLGAHWQLHFSDTVPRLAIWVTRQDHCLLDLLWRQRAGELKAEVPLIISNHTDLRPVAEQFGIDYHHIPITKETKAEQEARELALLQEYNIDLVVLAKYMQVLSSDFVAKFSQVINIHHSFLPAFAGANPYHRAHERGVKIIGATAHYVTADLDEGPIIEQDVARVSHRDAVSDLIRKGKDLERVVLARAVRLHLQNRVLVYGNRTVVFA; encoded by the coding sequence ATGACTGGTCCGACTGCGACGCTCCTGGTTTCCTGCCCTGATCAGCGGGGCCTGGTGGCCAAAATCGCGAATTTTATTTATTCCAACGGCGGCAATATTCTGCACGCTGACCACCATACCGATCTCGAGGCTGGCGTCTTTTTGACCCGCATTGAGTGGCAGCTGGAAGATTTTAATTTGCCGCGAGAGGTGATTTCGCCCGCGTTTCAGGCGATCGCCACGCCCCTGGGCGCTCACTGGCAGCTCCATTTTTCGGACACGGTGCCCCGCCTAGCCATCTGGGTGACGCGCCAGGATCACTGCCTGCTGGACCTGCTGTGGCGGCAGCGGGCGGGTGAGCTCAAGGCCGAGGTGCCCCTGATCATCAGCAACCACACCGACCTCCGGCCCGTTGCGGAGCAGTTTGGCATCGACTACCACCACATCCCCATCACCAAGGAGACCAAGGCCGAGCAGGAAGCGCGGGAACTGGCGCTGTTGCAGGAGTACAACATTGATCTGGTGGTGCTGGCCAAGTACATGCAGGTCCTGAGCTCGGACTTTGTGGCCAAGTTTTCCCAGGTGATCAATATTCACCACTCGTTCTTGCCGGCTTTTGCGGGGGCTAACCCCTACCACCGCGCCCACGAGCGCGGCGTGAAGATCATTGGGGCCACGGCGCACTACGTGACGGCGGACCTCGACGAAGGCCCGATCATCGAGCAGGACGTGGCCCGGGTGAGCCACCGCGACGCCGTGAGCGATCTGATTCGCAAGGGCAAGGACCTGGAGCGGGTGGTCTTGGCGCGGGCGGTGCGCCTCCACCTGCAAAACCGGGTGCTGGTCTACGGCAACCGGACGGTGGTCTTCGCCTAG
- a CDS encoding DUF4340 domain-containing protein, which translates to MKFQRTTLILLLVAVGLGAGVYLWENQTPPSSPTAKNSEEEPLFRFSEGDVQRLEVRQDEETLVFERLAKAAIVSPTPSPAASPPPNSYETTEWRMISPEAGLADDAAVDFLANLLATSSRDRTLRIEPGDLDEFGLTTPSATVEIQLKNQETHRLVLGTQNFNGEFLYAQIDPPKASESEVEVVLIPKNFESAVNRDLAEWQASPDASAPSPSPSPSPAAAETTSPSPSSPPDPAPPETP; encoded by the coding sequence ATGAAGTTTCAGCGCACAACGTTAATTTTGCTGCTGGTGGCGGTTGGACTGGGGGCGGGTGTTTACCTCTGGGAAAACCAGACGCCCCCGAGTTCACCGACGGCCAAAAATTCTGAAGAGGAGCCGCTGTTTCGCTTTAGCGAGGGTGACGTGCAGCGGCTAGAGGTTCGCCAGGATGAGGAAACCCTGGTGTTTGAGCGGCTGGCCAAAGCGGCGATCGTCTCGCCCACGCCCAGCCCCGCTGCCAGTCCACCGCCCAACTCCTACGAGACCACGGAGTGGCGCATGATTTCGCCCGAGGCCGGACTGGCGGATGACGCGGCGGTGGACTTTTTGGCCAATCTGCTGGCCACCAGTTCGCGCGATCGCACCCTGCGCATTGAGCCCGGAGACCTGGATGAATTCGGTCTGACGACGCCATCTGCTACGGTGGAAATCCAGCTCAAAAATCAAGAAACCCACCGCCTGGTTTTGGGAACCCAAAACTTTAACGGTGAGTTCCTCTATGCTCAGATCGATCCGCCCAAAGCCTCTGAGTCTGAGGTCGAGGTGGTCCTGATTCCCAAAAACTTTGAGAGTGCCGTGAACCGGGACCTGGCAGAATGGCAAGCGTCTCCTGATGCGTCTGCCCCCAGCCCCAGCCCGTCCCCGAGTCCGGCGGCCGCAGAGACGACCTCGCCGTCTCCCTCGAGTCCTCCCGACCCCGCTCCCCCCGAAACTCCTTAA
- a CDS encoding Gldg family protein: MKTFLAKQRYWRFLVWFGPGLAIAGLTAGVVAGAWGPIPVGLIVAGIVILILWLGLSGGLSGGFWGRRSTQVGTNALAATLAMITILGLVNFLAARYVYRVDLTENRLYTLAPQSRQIVRNLDQPVKVVIFDQDVNPQLREALENYRRQNPADFSFEFVDPQGQPGIAREFGLRGVGEMYLQRGDRRQLVQNVRQEPFSEIRLTSALEQIASDRQDTVYFLQGHGEPPLEQFSQGVSFLKSKNFTAAPLNLAERLASGDSDPETVLEDASVVIIAGSQRAFLPPEIEALRAYLNGGGSVLLLADPNTDPGLTALLQDWGVTLDPRTVIDGSGGGAAIDPSGGLVGYGPTAPLVTRYGAHPITRDFEGGNSFYVLARPIEIAEKPGIEAVPLLLTGDQSWAESDLSNRRVSFDQNTDLRGPLTLGVALSKSPSDAQAEEAAASPSPSPSPSPSPSPSPEASESPAPEASPSPSPEASESPAADASPSPSASPSPSPSPSPSPSPAADQAEAPREPRLVVIGNSRFALDGFFDQQLNGDVFLNSVVWLSERDNPTLSIRPKEMTDRRIVLVPAQSRMIRWLGLVILPLAGFAIAAVLWWRRR, translated from the coding sequence ATGAAAACCTTCCTGGCCAAGCAACGATATTGGCGATTTCTCGTGTGGTTCGGTCCGGGATTGGCGATCGCAGGGTTGACGGCGGGCGTAGTAGCAGGCGCCTGGGGTCCCATTCCCGTCGGCCTGATCGTGGCGGGCATCGTGATTTTGATCCTGTGGTTGGGCCTGAGCGGCGGCCTCTCTGGGGGCTTTTGGGGACGGCGATCGACCCAGGTCGGCACCAACGCCCTGGCCGCGACCCTGGCCATGATCACGATCCTCGGGCTGGTCAACTTCTTGGCCGCTCGCTACGTTTACCGGGTGGATCTGACCGAAAATCGCCTCTACACCCTGGCCCCCCAATCACGGCAAATCGTCCGCAATCTAGACCAGCCCGTCAAGGTGGTGATCTTTGATCAGGACGTCAATCCTCAGCTGCGGGAGGCCCTCGAAAACTACCGCCGCCAAAATCCGGCGGACTTTTCCTTTGAGTTTGTGGACCCCCAGGGACAGCCGGGCATCGCGCGGGAGTTTGGTCTGCGCGGCGTGGGAGAAATGTACCTGCAACGGGGCGATCGCCGCCAGCTGGTGCAAAACGTCCGCCAGGAGCCTTTCTCGGAAATCCGCCTGACTAGTGCCCTCGAGCAGATCGCCAGCGATCGCCAGGACACGGTCTACTTCCTTCAGGGCCATGGTGAGCCGCCCCTAGAGCAGTTTTCCCAGGGCGTGTCGTTCCTCAAAAGCAAAAACTTCACTGCGGCGCCCCTGAACCTGGCCGAGCGCCTCGCCTCGGGCGACAGCGACCCAGAAACGGTGCTCGAAGACGCCTCTGTGGTGATTATTGCCGGGTCTCAGCGCGCCTTTTTGCCCCCAGAGATTGAGGCCTTGCGGGCCTATCTCAATGGTGGCGGCAGCGTCCTGCTCCTGGCGGATCCCAACACCGATCCGGGCCTCACCGCCCTGCTTCAAGACTGGGGGGTCACCCTCGACCCGCGCACCGTGATCGACGGCTCGGGCGGCGGCGCGGCCATTGATCCCAGCGGTGGTCTCGTGGGCTACGGACCCACTGCGCCTCTGGTCACCCGCTACGGCGCCCACCCCATCACGCGCGACTTCGAGGGCGGCAACTCGTTTTATGTCCTCGCTCGCCCCATCGAGATCGCCGAGAAACCCGGCATTGAGGCGGTGCCCCTCTTGCTGACCGGGGACCAAAGCTGGGCCGAGAGCGACCTCAGCAACCGCCGCGTTAGCTTTGACCAAAACACCGATCTGCGGGGTCCCCTCACCCTGGGCGTGGCTCTGAGCAAGAGCCCCAGCGATGCGCAGGCCGAGGAAGCCGCAGCTTCGCCCTCCCCGAGTCCTTCCCCGAGTCCCTCGCCCAGTCCCTCGCCAGAGGCCTCCGAGAGCCCAGCGCCGGAGGCTAGCCCCAGCCCCTCGCCGGAGGCGTCGGAGAGCCCAGCGGCTGACGCGAGCCCGTCGCCCAGCGCGTCTCCTAGCCCGTCTCCCAGCCCCTCCCCGAGCCCATCGCCAGCGGCTGATCAGGCAGAGGCCCCCCGGGAGCCCCGCCTGGTCGTGATTGGCAACTCTCGCTTTGCCCTAGACGGCTTTTTTGACCAGCAGCTCAACGGCGACGTTTTCCTCAACTCGGTGGTCTGGCTGAGCGAGCGCGACAACCCCACGCTGTCGATCCGGCCCAAGGAAATGACCGATCGCCGGATTGTCCTTGTCCCGGCCCAGTCCCGAATGATTCGCTGGCTGGGATTGGTGATTTTGCCGCTGGCGGGATTTGCGATCGCGGCGGTGCTGTGGTGGCGACGTCGCTAG